One Aegilops tauschii subsp. strangulata cultivar AL8/78 chromosome 7, Aet v6.0, whole genome shotgun sequence genomic window carries:
- the LOC109771078 gene encoding uncharacterized protein — MEAAMASSVVGSRAEFGSRLGLARPWLRPTGGRGGPHTPLSFRHLPWPTSRLVRSRAARTRGVVAAANPHQQQVGVEGIAAMEPERGSPGEVREEIARCYELVRRLGRGAVYLGSSRVPAAHPHYHQTAQLAAEIAKLLDCTTWTGAGPGLMDAAIQGALEAGKPIGGFKIGKEAGEWTASNFHPYLPSETYLTCRFFSARKHGLVDAVVRNNSTDRTAIVALPGGIGTLDELFEIMALIQLERIGSALPVPFLLMNYDSYYSKLLEFLNDCEDWGTVSPGEVASLWKICSGNHEALEYLAQFYDVPTGERNYGISSPPSKEDRVPSYTVRR; from the exons ATGGAAGCGGCAATGGCGAGCTCGGTGGTAGGATCGAGGGCCGAATTCGGGTCCCGCCTAGGGCTCGCGAGGCCTTGGCTCAGACCCACCGGCGGCCGCGGCGGTCCTCATACCCCTCTCTCGTTTCGCCATCTGCCATGGCCGACCTCGCGCCTCGTCCGCAGCAGAGCAGCCCGGACTCGGGGCGTCGTCGCCGCCGCAAACCCTCACCAGCAGCAGGTCGGAGTGGAAGGGATTGCGGCGATGGAGCCCGAGAGGGGCAGCCCCGGTGAG GTGAGGGAGGAGATTGCGAGGTGCTACGAGCTCGTCCGCCGCCTCGGCCGGGGCGCCGTCTACCTCGGCTCCTCCAGGGTGCCGGCCGCGCACCCCCACTACCACCAGACCGCCCAGCTCGCGGCGGAGATAGCCAAGCTGCTGGACTGCACCACATGGACGGGCGCCGGCCCCGGCCTCATGGATGCTGCTATCCAGGGCGCCCTCGAGGCAGGCAAGCCGATCGGCGGCTTCAAGATCGGCAAAGAGGCCGGTGAATGGACAGCCTCGAACTTCCACCCTTACCTGCCCTCGGAGACTTACCTCACCTGCAGGTTCTTCTCGGCAAGGAAGCATGGCTTAGTGGATGCTGTAGTACGCAACAACTCTACTGACAGAACCGCCATCGTCGCATTGCCCGGCGGCATTGGGACGCTGGATGAGCTTTTTGAGATCATGGCGCTGATTCAACTGGAGAGGATCGGATCGGCGCTACCGGTCCCGTTCTTGCTGATGAATTATGACTCTTATTACTCCAAACTGCTGGAGTTTCTGAATGACTGCGAGGACTGGGGTACAGTCTCTCCAGGGGAAGTGGCATCGCTGTGGAAGATTTGCAGTGGGAACCATGAAGCCTTGGAGTACTTGGCACAGTTCTATGATGTGCCTACTGGGGAAAGGAATTATGGCATATCATCACCGCCGTCGAAGGAAGACAGGGTTCCTTCGTACACCGTCAGGAGATGA
- the LOC109771077 gene encoding lactoylglutathione lyase, with amino-acid sequence MATGSDAGKSAEAVLEWPKQDKKRMLHAVYRVGDLDRTIKCYTECFGMKLLRKRDVPEEKYTNAFLGYGPEDTNFALELTYNYGVDKYDIGAGFGHFAIANEDVYKLSETIKSSDCCKITREPGPVKGGSTVIAFAQDPDGYMFELIQRGPTPEPLCQVMLRVGDLDRAIMFYEKALGMKLLRKKDVPQYKYTIAMMGYAEEDKTTVLELTYNYGVTEYNKGNAYAQVAIGTDDVYKSAEAVELVTKELGGKILRQPGPLPGLNTKITSFLDPDGWKVVLVDHADFLKELH; translated from the exons ATGGCTACCGGTAGTGATGCTGGAAAGTCCGCTGAGGCAGTGTTGGAGTGGCCTAAGCAGGACAAAAAGAGGATGCTGCATGCTGTTTACCGTGTGGGAGATCTCGACCGCACAATTAA GTGTTACACAGAATGCTTTGGGATGAAGCTGCTGAGGAAAAGAGATGTCCCCGAAGAGAAGTACACCAATGCCTTTCTTGGATATGGACCTGAGGATACTAATTTTGCACTTGAGCTGACTTACA ATTATGGTGTTGACAAGTACGACATTGGAGCGGGCTTTGGACATTTTGCCATCGCAAATGAGGAT GTGTACAAGCTGTCTGAGACAATTAAATCATCTGATTGTTGTAAGATCACTCGTGAACCTGGTCCTGTCAAGGGAGGGTCCACTGTGATTGCCTTTGCACAAGACCCAGATGGTTACATGTTTGAGCTTATCCAGAGGGGTCCGACGCCTGAGCCTCTCTGTCAAGTTATGCTTCGTGTTGGTGACCTTGATCGGGCTATCATGTTCTACGAGAAG GCCCTTGGGATGAAGCTTCTGAGGAAGAAGGATGTGCCTCAGTATAAg TACACTATTGCCATGATGGGCTATGCTGAGGAGGACAAGACCACTGTTCTGGAGTTGACATACAACTATGGTGTCACGGAATATAACAAGGGCAATGCATATGCTCAG GTTGCTATTGGCACTGACGATGTGTACAAGAGCGCTGAAGCAGTTGAGCTGGTTACCAAAGAACTAGGTGGAAAGATTCTAAGGCAGCCAGGGCCACTGCCGGGGCTGAACACCAAAATCACCTCTTTCCTTGACCCAGATGGCTGGAAAGTG GTTCTGGTGGATCATGCGGACTTCCTCAAGGAACTCCACTGA